A region of Natribaculum luteum DNA encodes the following proteins:
- a CDS encoding ABC transporter permease, which yields MLGGLIQQLLDGLTIGVVYVLLAAGLSVIFGVMHVINFAHGELFALGAYFALALIGPLGGGTGFFVALLVAPLLVGVIGVLIERFTVRPLYGRNPLYHILLTFGLVLVINDLIYVGWEPGSVSMPIPEFLRATVGVLGANYALYNLFIIAFGGAMAFGVWALLEYTKFGLIVRAGSQDRQMVRNLGIDIDRYYSLVFGMGAALAAVAGIVLGGYQTVSPEMGTSIIIPAFVIVVLGGLGSFKGAVVAGLLVGVIQTVLRTHVPVLEGLVIFLLMIGILLIRPQGLFGSEAHDDDGGELLTGTGGILDSQTRTRLAIVMVGLLTLVPLGVGTLYSMYVVSLVIEILIWGLFALSLDFVMGYTGLVSLGHALFYGTGAYAVAIVLLNVSQSAFVAIALAVLVSAGIAWFVGFLSIRVSGVYFAMITLGFAELFYNLVSRLEITNGSDGLFGASAYYGVAGVGIDLDSIAIFLGTVTLTGQTLFYYVALAALLGAFLLTRRMLRSPFGSVLKSIRENEQRATFLGYETTIYKRRAFVVSGALAGLAGGLFTLNTGYATPSFAHWLHSGEVIVMVILGGMGTLYGPILGSFVFFGLEDVLTDFTARWRLVLGTVFILFVIFLPQGLVSLPSQLAPYLSRGSGPGPEPTPEDTGFGGGDD from the coding sequence ATGCTTGGAGGACTCATACAACAACTGTTGGACGGCCTGACGATCGGCGTGGTGTACGTCCTGCTTGCCGCCGGACTTTCGGTCATCTTCGGTGTCATGCACGTCATCAACTTCGCCCACGGCGAACTGTTCGCGCTCGGGGCGTACTTTGCGCTGGCACTGATCGGGCCACTCGGTGGGGGTACCGGCTTCTTCGTTGCACTACTCGTCGCACCGCTGCTCGTGGGCGTCATCGGCGTGTTGATCGAACGGTTCACCGTCCGGCCGCTGTACGGACGGAACCCGCTCTATCACATCCTGCTGACCTTCGGGTTAGTGCTCGTGATCAACGACCTGATATACGTCGGCTGGGAACCGGGTTCGGTCAGCATGCCGATACCCGAGTTCCTGCGGGCCACGGTCGGCGTTCTCGGAGCGAACTACGCGCTGTACAACCTCTTTATCATCGCATTCGGTGGCGCGATGGCGTTCGGCGTGTGGGCGCTGCTCGAGTACACGAAGTTCGGACTCATCGTCCGTGCCGGCTCACAGGACCGGCAGATGGTCCGCAACCTCGGGATCGACATCGACCGCTACTACTCGCTCGTCTTCGGGATGGGCGCGGCACTCGCCGCAGTCGCCGGGATCGTCCTCGGTGGCTACCAGACGGTCAGTCCAGAGATGGGGACGTCGATCATCATTCCGGCGTTCGTCATCGTCGTCCTCGGCGGCCTGGGAAGCTTCAAGGGTGCCGTCGTCGCCGGACTCCTCGTCGGGGTCATCCAGACGGTCCTGCGAACCCACGTGCCGGTCCTCGAGGGACTGGTCATCTTCCTGTTGATGATCGGCATTCTGTTGATCCGACCCCAGGGACTGTTCGGCTCCGAAGCGCACGACGACGACGGCGGCGAACTGCTCACTGGCACCGGCGGCATCCTCGACTCACAGACGCGGACCAGGCTGGCGATCGTCATGGTCGGGTTACTCACACTCGTCCCGCTCGGGGTGGGAACGCTCTATTCGATGTACGTCGTCTCGCTCGTGATCGAGATCCTCATCTGGGGACTGTTCGCGCTCAGCCTGGACTTCGTGATGGGCTACACTGGGCTCGTATCGCTCGGTCACGCCCTGTTCTACGGCACCGGTGCGTACGCGGTCGCGATCGTCTTGCTCAACGTGAGCCAGTCCGCGTTCGTCGCGATCGCCCTGGCGGTGCTCGTCTCCGCCGGAATCGCGTGGTTCGTCGGCTTCCTCTCGATCCGGGTTTCGGGCGTCTACTTCGCGATGATCACGCTCGGCTTCGCCGAACTGTTCTACAACCTCGTCTCCCGACTCGAGATCACCAACGGTTCCGATGGGCTGTTCGGCGCGTCGGCGTACTACGGCGTCGCTGGCGTCGGGATCGACCTCGATTCGATCGCCATCTTCCTCGGCACGGTCACGCTGACCGGCCAGACGCTGTTCTACTACGTCGCACTCGCCGCGCTGCTCGGTGCGTTCTTGCTGACGCGCCGGATGCTGCGGTCGCCCTTTGGCTCGGTGCTGAAGTCTATCCGCGAGAACGAACAGCGGGCGACGTTCCTCGGCTACGAGACGACCATCTACAAGCGCCGTGCGTTCGTCGTCAGCGGCGCGCTCGCGGGGCTGGCCGGTGGGCTGTTCACCCTCAATACGGGCTACGCCACGCCGTCGTTCGCCCACTGGCTTCACTCTGGCGAGGTGATCGTGATGGTCATCCTCGGCGGCATGGGGACGCTGTACGGCCCCATCCTCGGCTCGTTCGTCTTCTTCGGACTCGAGGACGTGCTTACGGACTTTACCGCCCGGTGGCGGCTGGTGCTCGGGACGGTGTTTATCCTCTTCGTGATCTTCCTCCCGCAGGGGCTCGTCTCGTTGCCGTCTCAGCTCGCCCCGTACCTCTCGCGCGGGTCGGGTCCCGGTCCCGAGCCGACGCCGGAAGACACCGGCTTCGGCGGAGGTGACGACTGA
- a CDS encoding ABC transporter ATP-binding protein — MAVETPRQERDADGDAILRTDGLVKQFGQFTATDRVDLEVERGEFRSIIGPNGAGKTTLFNLISGALPVTDGSIYFAGEEITDLSPPERVRRGIGRSFQISNVFGGLSVRENVRLASQAVHDDEYTFLESLFKPTERYETMNADADRILEQIGLADVADEQAEALAYGDRRRLEIGVVLATDPDLVLFDEPTAGMSVEETQATIDLIEEVLVDQTLLLIEHDIELVMNLSDRITVLNRGEILAEGTPEEIAENQDVQDAYLGGMIE, encoded by the coding sequence ATGGCCGTCGAGACGCCCCGACAGGAACGGGACGCCGACGGCGACGCGATCCTCCGAACCGACGGACTCGTCAAACAGTTCGGCCAGTTCACGGCGACCGACCGGGTCGACCTCGAGGTCGAGCGCGGGGAGTTCCGGAGCATCATCGGCCCGAACGGCGCGGGGAAGACCACGCTGTTCAACCTCATCTCCGGTGCCCTCCCGGTCACCGACGGCTCGATCTACTTCGCCGGCGAAGAGATCACGGACCTCTCGCCGCCCGAGCGCGTCCGTCGCGGGATCGGCCGCTCGTTCCAGATCTCGAACGTCTTCGGCGGCCTCTCGGTCCGCGAAAACGTCCGGCTGGCGTCCCAGGCCGTCCACGACGACGAGTACACCTTCCTCGAGTCGCTGTTCAAACCGACCGAGCGCTACGAGACGATGAACGCCGACGCCGATCGAATCCTCGAACAGATCGGCCTGGCGGACGTCGCCGACGAGCAGGCGGAAGCGCTGGCGTACGGCGATCGCCGCCGCCTCGAGATCGGCGTCGTGCTCGCGACCGACCCCGACCTGGTGTTGTTCGACGAACCGACCGCGGGCATGAGCGTCGAGGAGACCCAGGCGACGATCGACCTGATCGAGGAGGTGCTCGTCGACCAGACGCTGTTGCTCATCGAACACGACATCGAACTCGTGATGAACCTCTCAGACCGCATTACCGTGTTGAACCGTGGCGAGATCCTCGCGGAAGGAACGCCCGAGGAAATCGCCGAGAACCAGGACGTCCAGGACGCCTACCTCGGAGGGATGATCGAATGA
- a CDS encoding ABC transporter ATP-binding protein, with amino-acid sequence MSDPLLSVDGIDSGYGETKVLRDLSLSVDRGDVVSLVGRNGAGKTTTLRSIMGIVTPTAGSVTYRGEDVTTLPATETVKRGISLVPEERRIFPELTVMENLEIADHGGGTEADSLSIAEALEMFENLRERTDNAGSSLSGGEQQMLAIARALVGGADLVLLDEPTEGLAPYIVQDLMDIVRELNEQGITVLLVEQNVHVCLELADRNYVIDQGEIVYEGTSDDLADNDEVLDRYLGVTV; translated from the coding sequence ATGAGCGATCCGCTGCTCTCGGTCGACGGCATCGACTCGGGATACGGCGAGACGAAGGTGCTTCGCGACCTGTCGCTGTCGGTCGATCGCGGCGACGTCGTCTCGCTGGTCGGTCGCAACGGGGCCGGGAAGACGACCACCCTGCGCAGCATCATGGGTATCGTCACCCCGACGGCCGGCTCGGTCACCTACCGCGGCGAAGACGTCACGACGCTCCCAGCGACCGAGACGGTCAAACGCGGTATCTCGCTGGTACCCGAAGAGCGGCGGATCTTCCCCGAACTGACCGTCATGGAGAACCTCGAGATCGCCGACCACGGCGGCGGCACCGAGGCGGACTCGCTGTCGATCGCGGAGGCACTCGAGATGTTCGAGAACCTCCGGGAACGGACCGACAACGCCGGTTCGTCGCTCTCGGGTGGCGAACAGCAGATGCTCGCGATCGCCCGCGCGCTCGTCGGCGGTGCCGACCTCGTCTTGCTCGACGAACCGACCGAGGGGCTCGCGCCCTATATCGTTCAGGATCTGATGGACATCGTCCGCGAACTCAACGAGCAGGGCATCACCGTCTTGCTCGTCGAGCAGAACGTCCACGTCTGCCTCGAACTCGCGGATCGAAACTACGTGATCGACCAGGGAGAGATCGTCTACGAGGGCACGTCGGACGACCTCGCAGACAACGACGAGGTGCTCGACAGGTACCTCGGCGTCACCGTTTAG
- a CDS encoding enoyl-CoA hydratase/isomerase family protein: MSLSDGPVDGTDEIEAVADDCETVHASVGDQVSGVATVTIDRPDARNALNAQVRAELKDVAAAIEESGVRVVVLTGADEAKAFVAGADVGEFRDRGALEQREISKRPRVYEVVDDLPQPVIGRLNGHALGGGCELAQACDVRIAHERAKIGQPEINLGIMPGGGGTQRLPRLVGEGQAMRLILSGELIDAHEASEIGLVDVVCEDDEELDDEVYGLAESMAAKSPVALEFAKEAVKASSRMDLAQGIEYEAELFAQLFATEDKDEGIDAFFEDREPEWKGR, from the coding sequence ATGAGTCTGTCCGACGGTCCCGTCGACGGCACAGACGAGATCGAGGCCGTCGCCGACGACTGCGAGACGGTCCACGCGAGCGTCGGCGACCAGGTTTCGGGCGTCGCGACGGTCACGATCGACCGACCCGACGCGCGAAACGCCCTGAACGCCCAGGTCCGCGCCGAACTGAAAGACGTCGCGGCGGCGATCGAGGAGAGTGGCGTCCGCGTCGTCGTCCTCACGGGCGCGGACGAGGCGAAGGCGTTCGTCGCCGGGGCGGACGTCGGCGAGTTCCGCGACCGCGGCGCACTCGAGCAGCGCGAAATCTCGAAGCGGCCGCGCGTCTACGAGGTCGTCGACGACCTGCCCCAGCCCGTCATCGGCCGACTCAACGGCCACGCCCTCGGCGGCGGCTGCGAACTCGCCCAGGCCTGTGACGTACGCATCGCCCACGAGCGCGCGAAGATCGGCCAGCCCGAGATCAACCTCGGGATCATGCCCGGCGGCGGCGGCACCCAGCGTCTCCCCCGGCTGGTCGGCGAGGGACAGGCCATGCGCCTGATCCTCTCGGGCGAACTGATCGACGCCCACGAGGCGTCCGAGATCGGCCTCGTCGACGTCGTCTGCGAGGACGACGAGGAACTCGACGACGAGGTCTACGGCCTCGCCGAGTCGATGGCCGCGAAGAGTCCGGTCGCCCTCGAGTTCGCCAAGGAGGCCGTGAAGGCGAGTTCGCGGATGGACCTGGCGCAGGGCATCGAGTACGAGGCCGAACTGTTCGCACAGCTGTTTGCGACCGAGGACAAAGACGAGGGGATCGACGCCTTCTTCGAGGATCGCGAGCCGGAGTGGAAAGGCCGGTAA
- a CDS encoding 3-hydroxyacyl-CoA dehydrogenase family protein, with product MHVAVLGAGTMGHGIAQVTAMAGHDVIVRDIETEYVENGLESIEQNLEGGVERDKVTREEADATLERLSGTTDLAEAVEGADLVVEAVPEDIDLKKSTMEDVEELVDDDAVIATNTSSLSITEIASAADEDGRVIGLHFFNPVHIMGLVEIVVAEQTDEETLEFAHEYVEGIDKTPVEVTDSPGFASSRLGVALGVEAMRMVEEGVADPRDIDAAMELGYNHPMGPIELGDVVGLDVRLDILEYLREELGERFKPPQVLKRKVRAGKLGKKTGEGFYVWEDGEIVGVSGEVDE from the coding sequence ATGCACGTTGCAGTACTCGGAGCCGGTACTATGGGTCACGGCATCGCACAGGTGACCGCCATGGCCGGCCACGACGTGATCGTACGGGACATCGAGACGGAGTACGTCGAGAACGGACTCGAGTCGATCGAGCAGAACCTCGAGGGCGGCGTCGAGCGCGACAAGGTCACTCGCGAGGAAGCCGACGCGACGCTCGAGCGCCTCTCGGGAACGACGGACCTCGCGGAGGCGGTCGAGGGGGCAGACCTCGTCGTCGAGGCAGTCCCCGAGGACATCGACCTCAAGAAGTCGACGATGGAAGACGTCGAGGAACTCGTCGACGACGACGCGGTCATCGCGACCAACACCTCCTCGCTGTCGATCACGGAGATCGCGAGCGCCGCCGACGAGGACGGTCGCGTGATCGGCCTGCACTTTTTCAACCCCGTTCACATCATGGGGCTCGTCGAGATCGTCGTCGCCGAGCAGACCGACGAGGAGACCCTCGAGTTCGCCCACGAGTACGTCGAGGGCATCGACAAGACGCCGGTCGAAGTGACCGACTCGCCCGGCTTTGCCTCCTCGCGGCTGGGCGTCGCACTCGGCGTCGAGGCGATGCGGATGGTCGAGGAAGGCGTCGCCGACCCGCGGGACATCGACGCCGCGATGGAACTGGGTTACAACCACCCGATGGGGCCGATCGAACTCGGCGACGTCGTCGGACTCGACGTCCGACTCGACATCCTCGAGTACCTGCGTGAGGAACTTGGCGAGCGGTTCAAACCGCCACAGGTCCTGAAGCGGAAGGTCCGCGCGGGCAAACTCGGCAAGAAGACCGGCGAGGGCTTCTACGTCTGGGAAGACGGCGAGATCGTCGGCGTCAGCGGGGAGGTCGACGAATGA
- a CDS encoding AzlD domain-containing protein, producing MSEYAVLEIWAVILVIAVATYLIRLSFIHLFGRINQVPPRVTLVLKFVPAAVLAALVAPQLVTPSPDVAEMVVDERLAAGIVAAAVAWWRGDILVTILVGMVALWALQFGPTLVF from the coding sequence ATGAGCGAGTACGCCGTCCTCGAGATCTGGGCTGTGATCCTCGTCATCGCCGTCGCGACCTACCTCATCCGGCTCTCGTTTATCCACCTGTTCGGCCGGATCAACCAGGTGCCACCGCGCGTCACGCTCGTTCTCAAGTTCGTGCCCGCGGCGGTGCTGGCGGCGCTGGTCGCACCCCAGCTCGTGACGCCGAGCCCGGACGTCGCCGAGATGGTCGTAGACGAGCGGCTGGCCGCCGGCATCGTCGCCGCCGCGGTGGCGTGGTGGCGCGGCGACATCCTGGTGACGATCCTCGTCGGCATGGTCGCCCTCTGGGCGCTCCAGTTCGGTCCCACGCTCGTCTTTTGA
- a CDS encoding AzlC family ABC transporter permease has protein sequence MTEDFKAGARDSIGILLGLVPFALVFGIAADGAGLSTIQTVAMSAGIFAGTAQLVTVELIAANAGLAIVIVTGIVVNLRMLMYSASIAPHFTEYGQRTRAVLAYFLTDHVYAMSIAEYAEEARSRNKRLYYLGLGVSIWLVWVAATVVGYVLGAGIPESLNLMFAIPLVFLAILVPAIEDAPQVVAALASAVVAIAAAYAVAEFGLPRGLDLLIAAAVGIVAGVTAEEVMAR, from the coding sequence ATGACTGAAGACTTCAAAGCGGGTGCCCGCGACTCCATCGGGATCTTGCTCGGGCTCGTCCCGTTCGCGCTCGTCTTCGGGATCGCCGCGGACGGTGCAGGACTGTCGACGATCCAGACGGTGGCGATGTCCGCGGGTATCTTCGCTGGCACCGCACAGCTGGTCACCGTCGAGTTGATCGCTGCGAACGCGGGACTCGCCATCGTGATCGTCACCGGGATCGTGGTCAACCTGCGGATGCTCATGTACTCGGCGTCGATCGCGCCACACTTCACCGAGTACGGACAGCGCACGCGTGCCGTTCTCGCGTACTTCCTCACCGACCACGTCTACGCGATGTCTATCGCCGAGTACGCCGAGGAAGCCCGGAGCCGGAACAAGCGGCTGTACTACCTCGGACTCGGCGTGAGCATCTGGCTCGTCTGGGTCGCCGCGACGGTCGTCGGCTACGTCCTCGGTGCCGGCATTCCGGAATCGCTGAACCTCATGTTCGCGATTCCGCTGGTCTTCCTCGCGATCCTGGTTCCGGCGATCGAGGACGCCCCACAGGTCGTCGCCGCGCTCGCGAGCGCCGTCGTCGCGATCGCCGCAGCGTACGCCGTCGCCGAGTTCGGCCTGCCACGGGGTCTCGATCTGCTGATCGCGGCAGCCGTCGGGATCGTCGCCGGCGTGACCGCCGAGGAGGTGATGGCCCGATGA
- a CDS encoding thiolase family protein translates to MTQAEAVIVDAVRTPQAKKDGGLADTYPEDLVITVLEALEERTGVPAEEWDDFRLGCANQEDEQGRNLARQSLLAGGFPETVPGATTTRLCGSSLTTLVDAARAIETGDGDVFPVAGVEHMSRIPFSDWLHPGIEERYDPDALPMGVTAERVARKYDVGREEQDEFALRSHERAIDAWESGRFDDEVVPVETEDGVVDRDEGPREDTDLETLASLPTVFADDDAATVTPGNASPLTDGAAGLLVTSAEYAEEHDLDVLARVHSRGVAGVDPRVMGIGPVPATRNALEGTDLTVDDLDLVELNEAFASQSLYCKRELGFDDEKLNVNGGAIALGHPLGCSGARIATTLLHELERRDGQHGLATMCVGFGQGVATVFERP, encoded by the coding sequence ATGACGCAAGCCGAGGCTGTAATCGTCGACGCAGTGCGAACCCCACAGGCGAAAAAGGACGGTGGACTCGCCGACACCTACCCCGAGGACCTCGTGATCACGGTACTCGAGGCGCTCGAGGAACGGACGGGCGTGCCGGCCGAGGAGTGGGACGACTTCCGACTTGGCTGTGCGAACCAGGAAGACGAACAGGGTCGGAACCTCGCCCGCCAGTCGCTGCTCGCGGGCGGGTTCCCCGAGACGGTACCCGGCGCGACGACCACCCGACTCTGCGGGTCCTCGCTCACGACGCTGGTCGACGCCGCCCGCGCGATCGAGACGGGCGACGGCGACGTCTTCCCCGTCGCGGGCGTCGAACACATGAGCCGGATTCCCTTCTCCGACTGGCTCCACCCCGGCATCGAGGAACGCTACGACCCCGACGCCCTCCCGATGGGTGTGACGGCCGAGCGCGTCGCCCGGAAGTACGACGTCGGCCGCGAGGAACAGGACGAGTTCGCGCTGCGCTCGCACGAACGCGCGATCGACGCCTGGGAGTCGGGCCGGTTCGACGACGAGGTCGTCCCCGTCGAAACAGAGGACGGCGTCGTCGACCGCGACGAAGGACCCCGGGAGGACACCGACCTCGAGACCCTCGCCTCCCTCCCCACCGTCTTCGCCGACGACGACGCGGCGACCGTCACGCCCGGGAACGCCTCGCCGCTGACCGACGGCGCGGCCGGCCTGCTCGTGACCAGCGCCGAGTACGCCGAAGAACACGACCTGGACGTACTCGCCCGCGTTCACTCCCGTGGCGTCGCCGGCGTCGACCCGCGCGTGATGGGGATCGGCCCCGTCCCGGCCACGCGAAACGCACTCGAGGGGACCGACCTCACCGTCGACGACCTCGACCTCGTCGAACTCAACGAGGCCTTCGCCTCCCAGAGTCTCTACTGCAAGCGTGAACTCGGCTTCGACGACGAGAAACTGAACGTCAACGGCGGCGCGATCGCGCTCGGCCACCCGCTCGGCTGTTCCGGTGCGCGCATCGCGACGACGCTGCTGCACGAACTCGAGCGCCGCGACGGCCAGCACGGCCTGGCGACGATGTGCGTCGGGTTCGGGCAGGGCGTCGCGACGGTGTTCGAGCGGCCCTGA
- a CDS encoding DUF4423 domain-containing protein, producing MATNAERVLRFLLERRDETFEPSEIARRIDATENSVRSVLERLCDLDLVRDGESGWTVDDLEAVRHAFVHSSTATFLDEVLGVESCDEWIETAENESP from the coding sequence ATGGCGACGAACGCCGAACGCGTGCTTCGGTTCCTCCTCGAGCGTCGGGACGAGACGTTCGAACCCAGCGAAATAGCCCGCCGGATCGACGCGACCGAGAACTCGGTTCGGTCGGTTCTCGAACGGCTCTGCGATCTCGACCTCGTCCGGGACGGAGAATCCGGCTGGACGGTCGACGATCTCGAGGCCGTCAGGCACGCGTTCGTCCACAGTTCGACAGCAACGTTTCTCGACGAGGTGCTGGGGGTCGAATCGTGCGATGAATGGATCGAAACAGCAGAAAACGAGTCGCCCTGA
- a CDS encoding zinc ribbon domain-containing protein has translation MTGIESVGAYAPRYRLTAEAVEEAWGQFHGAGVSETAVPAGDEDTLTMAYEAASRALSAGEVDPADVTALLVGTTTPPNEEEAMAPRLVSTLGLPEALETRQFTGSTRAGVDALAAGLERDGTSLVVATDAPRGAPDDEIEHAGGAGAAALVLTPDGSGSVTEHAERVEAFPGTRFRPRGSEETTGLGVTGYDRRAFTDTVAAAVDDLETDLATADAVCLQSPNGKLPYRVTGALGVDGETLQRGTTVHDLGDTGAASTLLGLANALEDGHTDLVLIGYGSGGGATALAVDGDGVGVETRLEDAETLTYGEYLRMRGDVTPGEPDGGGAYVSVPSWKRTLPQRHRLVAGRCRECGKFAFPPEGACTDCGALEEHDEVELPGTGTVEAATVIGQGGAPPEFVEQQAREGAYVSAVVALDGPDGADDTVSTPAQVLTVGDETVEVGDRVAATIRQIYTQEGVTRYGFKMRPLEE, from the coding sequence ATGACCGGCATCGAGAGCGTCGGCGCGTACGCGCCCCGCTACCGACTCACCGCCGAGGCCGTCGAGGAGGCCTGGGGGCAGTTCCACGGCGCGGGCGTCTCCGAAACCGCCGTGCCCGCGGGCGACGAGGACACGCTGACAATGGCCTACGAAGCCGCCTCACGCGCCCTATCGGCGGGTGAGGTCGATCCGGCGGACGTCACTGCCCTGCTCGTCGGGACGACGACCCCGCCCAACGAGGAGGAGGCGATGGCCCCGCGACTGGTCAGCACGCTCGGCCTCCCCGAGGCCCTCGAGACCCGCCAGTTCACGGGGAGTACCCGCGCCGGCGTCGACGCGCTGGCGGCCGGCCTCGAGCGCGACGGCACCTCCCTGGTCGTCGCGACCGACGCGCCGCGGGGCGCGCCGGACGACGAGATCGAACACGCTGGCGGCGCGGGCGCTGCCGCGCTCGTGCTCACGCCAGACGGCTCCGGGTCCGTGACGGAGCACGCCGAACGAGTCGAGGCGTTCCCCGGCACCCGGTTCCGTCCGCGTGGCTCCGAGGAGACGACCGGCCTCGGCGTCACCGGCTACGATCGGCGGGCGTTCACCGACACCGTCGCGGCTGCTGTCGACGACCTCGAGACCGACCTCGCTACCGCCGACGCCGTCTGCCTCCAGTCGCCGAACGGCAAACTCCCCTACCGCGTGACGGGTGCGCTGGGCGTCGACGGCGAGACGCTCCAGCGCGGGACGACCGTCCACGACCTCGGCGACACCGGCGCGGCCAGCACGCTCCTCGGCCTCGCGAACGCGCTCGAGGACGGCCACACCGACCTCGTCCTGATCGGCTACGGCTCCGGCGGCGGCGCGACGGCGTTGGCCGTCGACGGCGACGGGGTCGGCGTCGAGACCCGCCTCGAGGATGCGGAGACGCTCACCTACGGCGAGTACCTCCGGATGCGCGGCGACGTCACCCCCGGCGAACCCGACGGTGGCGGCGCGTACGTCAGCGTCCCGAGCTGGAAACGCACCCTTCCCCAGCGCCACCGGCTCGTCGCCGGTCGCTGTCGGGAGTGTGGAAAGTTCGCGTTCCCACCCGAGGGTGCCTGCACGGACTGTGGTGCGCTCGAGGAGCACGACGAGGTCGAACTGCCCGGGACCGGAACTGTCGAGGCGGCGACCGTCATCGGCCAGGGCGGTGCCCCGCCGGAGTTCGTCGAACAGCAGGCCCGCGAGGGTGCGTACGTCAGCGCCGTGGTCGCCCTCGACGGCCCCGACGGTGCGGACGACACCGTCTCGACGCCGGCACAGGTCCTGACCGTCGGCGACGAGACCGTCGAGGTCGGCGACCGCGTCGCGGCGACGATCCGCCAGATCTACACCCAGGAGGGCGTGACCCGCTACGGGTTCAAGATGCGGCCCCTCGAGGAGTAA
- a CDS encoding thiolase domain-containing protein, with the protein MRDVYVIGAGQTAFGAFPDRSYRDLFAEAYESARDSVDDGIDTDEIDEAVVGSLGVGGRQLGLSGPAVTEHVGLHNTPCSRVENACAAGGFAVRQGVQAIKSGLADVVLVGGYEVMTDMSGDVTKYWLGVSGETEWERLTGTTFSGVYAQMASAYMEKYGATNEDLSRVAVKNHANGAKNPKAHLGFECSLEDATSAPAVADPLNLYHCCPTSDGAAVALLASEDVVDEYTDERIRVAGVGAASERVGLAERDSYTGISASQVAAETAYDRADVAPEDIDFAEVHDCFAIAELVAYEDLGFCEPGEAPRLLREGVTDPDGDLPVNTSGGLKSKGHPIGATGTGQVVEAFDQLTGRAGERQLDDPRYGLTHNVGGSGGASVVHVFENEEVAR; encoded by the coding sequence ATGCGGGATGTCTACGTCATCGGAGCGGGACAGACCGCCTTCGGCGCGTTCCCGGACCGGAGCTACCGGGATCTGTTCGCCGAGGCGTACGAGTCCGCCCGTGACAGCGTCGACGACGGAATCGACACGGACGAGATCGACGAGGCAGTAGTCGGCAGCCTCGGCGTCGGGGGACGCCAGCTCGGCCTCTCCGGCCCGGCGGTGACCGAACACGTCGGGCTGCACAACACTCCCTGCTCGAGGGTCGAGAACGCCTGTGCGGCCGGCGGCTTCGCCGTCCGCCAGGGCGTCCAGGCGATCAAGAGCGGGCTGGCCGACGTCGTCCTCGTCGGCGGCTACGAGGTGATGACCGACATGAGCGGCGACGTCACGAAGTACTGGCTCGGCGTCTCCGGCGAGACGGAGTGGGAACGGCTGACCGGAACCACGTTCTCGGGCGTCTACGCCCAGATGGCCAGCGCCTACATGGAGAAATACGGCGCGACGAACGAAGATCTCTCGCGCGTGGCCGTCAAGAACCACGCGAACGGCGCGAAAAACCCGAAGGCCCACCTCGGCTTCGAGTGCTCGCTCGAGGACGCGACCTCCGCACCCGCGGTCGCCGATCCGTTGAACCTCTATCACTGCTGTCCGACCTCCGACGGTGCGGCTGTCGCCTTACTGGCGAGCGAGGACGTCGTCGACGAGTACACCGACGAGCGCATCCGCGTCGCGGGCGTCGGCGCGGCCAGCGAGCGCGTCGGGCTGGCCGAACGGGACAGCTACACCGGCATCTCGGCCTCCCAGGTCGCGGCCGAGACGGCCTACGATCGGGCCGACGTGGCGCCCGAGGACATCGACTTCGCGGAAGTCCACGACTGCTTCGCCATCGCAGAACTGGTCGCCTACGAGGATCTGGGCTTCTGTGAACCCGGCGAAGCGCCCCGCCTGTTGCGCGAGGGCGTCACCGACCCCGACGGCGACCTGCCGGTCAACACCTCCGGCGGGCTGAAGTCGAAGGGCCACCCGATCGGTGCGACCGGCACGGGCCAGGTCGTCGAGGCCTTCGACCAGCTCACCGGCCGGGCAGGCGAGCGCCAGCTCGACGATCCCAGGTACGGTCTCACCCACAACGTGGGCGGGAGCGGCGGTGCGTCAGTCGTCCACGTCTTCGAGAACGAGGAGGTGGCACGATGA